In the Vespa crabro chromosome 10, iyVesCrab1.2, whole genome shotgun sequence genome, one interval contains:
- the LOC124427280 gene encoding ephrin type-B receptor 1-B isoform X15, whose protein sequence is MAPFFAASTLAGVLRPLLALLLALLIGCPRAIHAEQVVLLDTTTEAKLEWTRYPYGPQASTPGWVEESFTNFDKGINWRSYVVCDVAYNNVNNWLWTPFIERGPANRMYIEIKFTTRDCSLFPGNALSCKETFSLLYYEFDAATKEPPPWEPDSYKLIGRIAAGEGRFNTNTEVVINTEIKSVPVTKKGVYFAFRDQGACISLLAIKVYYISCPEISVNFAHFPATPTGREVALVEQTIGTCVANAVKIETPTFLCKGDGKWYLPSGGCHCKPGYQADIEKQQCIECPIGRFKHEAGPHNCELCPTHSKSTDQAVTECRCDADYYRATDDPKKMPCTQPPSAPQNLTVNFVDQSTVILSWNAPHKLGGRTDTTYRVVCDACSMGVKYIPNTEIFNDTKITITGLNAVTTYRFQVFAENGVSAQAGKSEYVDITVTTEASVPSLVSNVRITSVKSSELSISWDAPVTEVGGDSDHVERYEVRCYPRFDDAINATVIQTSDLSATFKGLKPATDYAIQVRAKTTRGWGEYTPVIYKKTPHAMGLDYVGEDDNMQVRIIAGAVVAVVVLLVIIIVMTVLFLRRNPLHLNPYASLDSTHIMQFRCSRASDECNKKQPSDCDTLEYRNGEGLVVTYMGVTGAGAGGTGGTGARSYVDPHTYEDPNQAVREFAREIDAGYITIEAIIGGGEFGDVCRGKLKLPPDGRTEIDVAIKTLKPGSADKARNDFLTEASIMGQFEHPNVIFLQGVVTKSNPVMIITEFMENGSLDTFLRANDGKFQVLQLVGMLRGIASGMQYLAEMNYVHRDLAARNVLVNAALVCKIADFGLSREIESATEGAYTTRGGKIPVRWTAPEAIAFRKFTSASDVWSMGIVCWEVMSYGERPYWNWSNQDVIKSIEKGYRLPAPMDCPEAIYQLMLDCWQKERTHRPTFANLTQTLDKLIRSPDTLRKIAQNRIRERGAPPPPPPATSASSNVHLRKRGTNPLAPDAVDLTQLTSVSEWLASIKMSRYAESFERAGVTTLEAAARVTVQELTALGITLVGHQKKIMNSVTALRAQMSATSQSFLV, encoded by the exons TGGGTGGAAGAGTCATTCACAAACTTCGACAAGGGCATCAATTGGCGGAGTTACGTCGTCTGCGACGTTGCTTACAACAACGTGAACAATTGGCTCTGGACGCCGTTCATCGAGAGGGGTCCGGCGAATCGCATGTACATAGAAATCAAATTCACGACACGAGACTGCTCGTTGTTCCCTGGAAATGCTCTTAGCTGCAAGGAGACATTCAGTCTTCTCTACTACGAGTTTGACGCTGCTACGAAAGAGCCACCACCATGGGAGCCGGACAGTTATAAACTCATCG GACGAATAGCCGCTGGCGAGGGTAGATTCAACACGAATACGGAAGTGGTGATAAACACCGAAATAAAGTCCGTACCAGTTACGAAGAAGGGCGTGTACTTTGCCTTCCGTGATCAAGGTGCCTGCATCTCGCTTCTCGCTATAAAGGTTTATTACATTAGCTGTCCGGAAATCTCGGTGAACTTCGCTCATTTTCCGGCGACACCAACCGGCCGCGAAGTTGCCTTGGTCGAACAAACGATCGGCACCTGCGTCGCGAATGCTGTTAAGATCGAGACACCGACGTTCCTTTGCAAGGGTGATGGTAAATGGTATCTACCAAGTGGTGGATGTCATTGCAAACCTGGTTACCAAGCGGACATTGAAAAGCAGCAGTGCATTGAGTGTCCAATCGGTAGATTCAAGCATGAGGCTGGACCCCACAACTGCGAGCTGTGTCCTACTCATAGCAAATCGACCGATCAGGCTGTCACCGAGTGCCGGTGCGATGCCGATTATTACAGAGCTACTGATGATCCCAAGAAAATGCCTTGCACGC AACCACCGTCGGCGCCTCAGAACTTAACCGTCAATTTTGTGGACCAATCGACGGTGATCCTTTCATGGAACGCACCGCACAAACTCGGTGGTAGGACCGACACAACGTATAGGGTCGTTTGCGATGCTTGCAGTATGGGtgttaaatatatacctaACACG GAGATCTTCAACGATACGAAGATTACGATCACTGGCTTAAATGCTGTCACTACTTATCGTTTCCAAGTGTTCGCCGAAAATGGTGTGTCCGCACAGGCTGGTAAGTCGGAATACGTGGACATCACGGTCACTACCGAAGCGAGTGTACCAAGTTTGGTGAGCAATGTTAGAATCACGAGCGTCAAAAGTTCCGAGCTGAGCATTAGTTGGGATGCACCGGTCACGGAAGTAGGTGGAGATAGCGATCACGTCGAAAGATACGAAG TGAGGTGTTATCCGCGCTTCGACGATGCCATTAACGCCACTGTGATCCAAACTTCAGATCTCTCTGCCACTTTTAAAGGCCTAAAACCAGCAACGGATTACGCGATTCAGGTTCGAGCTAAAACCACACGTGGCTGGGGCGAATATACTCCTGTTATCTACAAAAAGACACCGCACGCGATGGGACTCG attatGTCGGTGAAGATGACAATATGCAAGTCAGAATAATTGCCGGTGCAGTAGTTGCAGTTGTCGTCCTTCttgttatcatcatcgtcatgaCCGTTCTCTTCCTGAGAAG AAACCCTTTACATTTAAACCCATACGCTTCACTCGACTCGACTCATATAATGCAATTTCGATGCAGCAGGGCCTCAGACGAGTGTAACAAGAAACAGCCGAGCGATTGCGACACCTTGGAATACAGAAACGGCGAAG GACTAGTTGTGACCTACA TGGGAGTAACTGGAGCGGGTGCTGGAGGTACAGGTGGAACCGGTGCTAGAAGCTACGTTGATCCTCACACCTACGAAGATCCAAATCAGGCTGTTCGAGAATTTGCTAGAGAGATCGACGCTGGATATATCACGATAGAGGCCATAATCG GTGGTGGTGAATTCGGAGACGTTTGTCGTGGTAAATTGAAACTACCACCAGATGGTCGAACTGAAATCGACGTGGCCATAAAGACATTGAAACCTGGCTCTGCTGACAAAGCACGGAACGACTTTCTAACGGAAGCTTCGATAATGGGTCAGTTTGAGCATCCCAATGTGATATTCCTTCAGGGTGTCGTGACAAAGAGCAATCCAGTGATGATCATCACCGAATTCATGGAGAACGGAAGTTTGGACACTTTTCTTCGAGCGAACGATGGTAAATTCCAAGTGCTTCAGCTGGTCGGTATGTTACGTGGTATAGCCAGTGGTATGCAGTATCTCGCTGAAATGAATTACGTTCATCGTGATCTCGCGGCAAGAAATGTCCTAGTGAATGCTGCTCTGGTTTGTAAGATAGCTGATTTTGGACTGAGCCGAGAGATTGAAAGCGCGACAGAGGGCGCATATACGACCAGG GGCGGTAAGATTCCGGTACGATGGACAGCACCAGAGGCAATAGCATTCCGTAAATTCACTAGCGCCTCCGACGTCTGGAGTATGGGCATCGTTTGTTGGGAAGTCATGTCCTACGGCGAGAGACCATATTGGAATTGGTCCAACCAAGATGTGATAAAGTCGATCGAAAAAGGATACAGACTTCCAGCACCGATGGACTGTCCCGAAGCAATCTATCAGTTAATGCTCGACTGTTGGCAGAAAGAACGAACTCATCGGCCTACCTTCGCCAATCTCACTCAGACATTGGATAAACTCATACGGAGTCCGGACACTTTGAGGAAAATCGCTCAAAACAG AATCAGGGAACGGGGTGCTCCGCCCCCACCCCCACCCGCCACATCGGCATCTTCCAACGTGCATTtgagaaaaag GGGCACCAATCCACTGGCGCCGGACGCGGTGGACTTGACGCAGTTGACCTCGGTCAGCGAGTGGTTGGCCTCGATCAAAATGTCTCGATATGCTGAAAGTTTCGAGAGGGCAGGAGTGACCACGTTGGAGGCAGCAGCTCGCGTTACCGTTCAAGAACTCACCGCACTTGGTATAACCCTGGTCGGTCATCAAAAGAAGATCATGAACAGTGTGACGGCGTTAAGAGCGCAAATGTCCGCCACGTCGCAGAGCTTTCTCGtttag
- the LOC124427280 gene encoding ephrin type-B receptor 1-B isoform X13 — translation MAPFFAASTLAGVLRPLLALLLALLIGCPRAIHAEQVVLLDTTTEAKLEWTRYPYGPQASTPGWVEESFTNFDKGINWRSYVVCDVAYNNVNNWLWTPFIERGPANRMYIEIKFTTRDCSLFPGNALSCKETFSLLYYEFDAATKEPPPWEPDSYKLIGRIAAGEGRFNTNTEVVINTEIKSVPVTKKGVYFAFRDQGACISLLAIKVYYISCPEISVNFAHFPATPTGREVALVEQTIGTCVANAVKIETPTFLCKGDGKWYLPSGGCHCKPGYQADIEKQQCIECPIGRFKHEAGPHNCELCPTHSKSTDQAVTECRCDADYYRATDDPKKMPCTQPPSAPQNLTVNFVDQSTVILSWNAPHKLGGRTDTTYRVVCDACSMGVKYIPNTEIFNDTKITITGLNAVTTYRFQVFAENGVSAQAGKSEYVDITVTTEASVPSLVSNVRITSVKSSELSISWDAPVTEVGGDSDHVERYEVRCYPRFDDAINATVIQTSDLSATFKGLKPATDYAIQVRAKTTRGWGEYTPVIYKKTPHAMGLDYVGEDDNMQVRIIAGAVVAVVVLLVIIIVMTVLFLRRNPLHLNPYASLDSTHIMQFRCSRASDECNKKQPSDCDTLEYRNGEVTTPLFTPAVGVTGAGAGGTGGTGARSYVDPHTYEDPNQAVREFAREIDAGYITIEAIIGGGEFGDVCRGKLKLPPDGRTEIDVAIKTLKPGSADKARNDFLTEASIMGQFEHPNVIFLQGVVTKSNPVMIITEFMENGSLDTFLRANDGKFQVLQLVGMLRGIASGMQYLAEMNYVHRDLAARNVLVNAALVCKIADFGLSREIESATEGAYTTRGGKIPVRWTAPEAIAFRKFTSASDVWSMGIVCWEVMSYGERPYWNWSNQDVIKSIEKGYRLPAPMDCPEAIYQLMLDCWQKERTHRPTFANLTQTLDKLIRSPDTLRKIAQNRIRERGAPPPPPPATSASSNVHLRKRGTNPLAPDAVDLTQLTSVSEWLASIKMSRYAESFERAGVTTLEAAARVTVQELTALGITLVGHQKKIMNSVTALRAQMSATSQSFLV, via the exons TGGGTGGAAGAGTCATTCACAAACTTCGACAAGGGCATCAATTGGCGGAGTTACGTCGTCTGCGACGTTGCTTACAACAACGTGAACAATTGGCTCTGGACGCCGTTCATCGAGAGGGGTCCGGCGAATCGCATGTACATAGAAATCAAATTCACGACACGAGACTGCTCGTTGTTCCCTGGAAATGCTCTTAGCTGCAAGGAGACATTCAGTCTTCTCTACTACGAGTTTGACGCTGCTACGAAAGAGCCACCACCATGGGAGCCGGACAGTTATAAACTCATCG GACGAATAGCCGCTGGCGAGGGTAGATTCAACACGAATACGGAAGTGGTGATAAACACCGAAATAAAGTCCGTACCAGTTACGAAGAAGGGCGTGTACTTTGCCTTCCGTGATCAAGGTGCCTGCATCTCGCTTCTCGCTATAAAGGTTTATTACATTAGCTGTCCGGAAATCTCGGTGAACTTCGCTCATTTTCCGGCGACACCAACCGGCCGCGAAGTTGCCTTGGTCGAACAAACGATCGGCACCTGCGTCGCGAATGCTGTTAAGATCGAGACACCGACGTTCCTTTGCAAGGGTGATGGTAAATGGTATCTACCAAGTGGTGGATGTCATTGCAAACCTGGTTACCAAGCGGACATTGAAAAGCAGCAGTGCATTGAGTGTCCAATCGGTAGATTCAAGCATGAGGCTGGACCCCACAACTGCGAGCTGTGTCCTACTCATAGCAAATCGACCGATCAGGCTGTCACCGAGTGCCGGTGCGATGCCGATTATTACAGAGCTACTGATGATCCCAAGAAAATGCCTTGCACGC AACCACCGTCGGCGCCTCAGAACTTAACCGTCAATTTTGTGGACCAATCGACGGTGATCCTTTCATGGAACGCACCGCACAAACTCGGTGGTAGGACCGACACAACGTATAGGGTCGTTTGCGATGCTTGCAGTATGGGtgttaaatatatacctaACACG GAGATCTTCAACGATACGAAGATTACGATCACTGGCTTAAATGCTGTCACTACTTATCGTTTCCAAGTGTTCGCCGAAAATGGTGTGTCCGCACAGGCTGGTAAGTCGGAATACGTGGACATCACGGTCACTACCGAAGCGAGTGTACCAAGTTTGGTGAGCAATGTTAGAATCACGAGCGTCAAAAGTTCCGAGCTGAGCATTAGTTGGGATGCACCGGTCACGGAAGTAGGTGGAGATAGCGATCACGTCGAAAGATACGAAG TGAGGTGTTATCCGCGCTTCGACGATGCCATTAACGCCACTGTGATCCAAACTTCAGATCTCTCTGCCACTTTTAAAGGCCTAAAACCAGCAACGGATTACGCGATTCAGGTTCGAGCTAAAACCACACGTGGCTGGGGCGAATATACTCCTGTTATCTACAAAAAGACACCGCACGCGATGGGACTCG attatGTCGGTGAAGATGACAATATGCAAGTCAGAATAATTGCCGGTGCAGTAGTTGCAGTTGTCGTCCTTCttgttatcatcatcgtcatgaCCGTTCTCTTCCTGAGAAG AAACCCTTTACATTTAAACCCATACGCTTCACTCGACTCGACTCATATAATGCAATTTCGATGCAGCAGGGCCTCAGACGAGTGTAACAAGAAACAGCCGAGCGATTGCGACACCTTGGAATACAGAAACGGCGAAG TGACGACGCCGCTGTTCACGCCTGCAGTGGGAGTAACTGGAGCGGGTGCTGGAGGTACAGGTGGAACCGGTGCTAGAAGCTACGTTGATCCTCACACCTACGAAGATCCAAATCAGGCTGTTCGAGAATTTGCTAGAGAGATCGACGCTGGATATATCACGATAGAGGCCATAATCG GTGGTGGTGAATTCGGAGACGTTTGTCGTGGTAAATTGAAACTACCACCAGATGGTCGAACTGAAATCGACGTGGCCATAAAGACATTGAAACCTGGCTCTGCTGACAAAGCACGGAACGACTTTCTAACGGAAGCTTCGATAATGGGTCAGTTTGAGCATCCCAATGTGATATTCCTTCAGGGTGTCGTGACAAAGAGCAATCCAGTGATGATCATCACCGAATTCATGGAGAACGGAAGTTTGGACACTTTTCTTCGAGCGAACGATGGTAAATTCCAAGTGCTTCAGCTGGTCGGTATGTTACGTGGTATAGCCAGTGGTATGCAGTATCTCGCTGAAATGAATTACGTTCATCGTGATCTCGCGGCAAGAAATGTCCTAGTGAATGCTGCTCTGGTTTGTAAGATAGCTGATTTTGGACTGAGCCGAGAGATTGAAAGCGCGACAGAGGGCGCATATACGACCAGG GGCGGTAAGATTCCGGTACGATGGACAGCACCAGAGGCAATAGCATTCCGTAAATTCACTAGCGCCTCCGACGTCTGGAGTATGGGCATCGTTTGTTGGGAAGTCATGTCCTACGGCGAGAGACCATATTGGAATTGGTCCAACCAAGATGTGATAAAGTCGATCGAAAAAGGATACAGACTTCCAGCACCGATGGACTGTCCCGAAGCAATCTATCAGTTAATGCTCGACTGTTGGCAGAAAGAACGAACTCATCGGCCTACCTTCGCCAATCTCACTCAGACATTGGATAAACTCATACGGAGTCCGGACACTTTGAGGAAAATCGCTCAAAACAG AATCAGGGAACGGGGTGCTCCGCCCCCACCCCCACCCGCCACATCGGCATCTTCCAACGTGCATTtgagaaaaag GGGCACCAATCCACTGGCGCCGGACGCGGTGGACTTGACGCAGTTGACCTCGGTCAGCGAGTGGTTGGCCTCGATCAAAATGTCTCGATATGCTGAAAGTTTCGAGAGGGCAGGAGTGACCACGTTGGAGGCAGCAGCTCGCGTTACCGTTCAAGAACTCACCGCACTTGGTATAACCCTGGTCGGTCATCAAAAGAAGATCATGAACAGTGTGACGGCGTTAAGAGCGCAAATGTCCGCCACGTCGCAGAGCTTTCTCGtttag
- the LOC124427280 gene encoding ephrin type-B receptor 1-B isoform X8 produces the protein MAPFFAASTLAGVLRPLLALLLALLIGCPRAIHAEQVVLLDTTTEAKLEWTRYPYGPQASTPGWVEESFTNFDKGINWRSYVVCDVAYNNVNNWLWTPFIERGPANRMYIEIKFTTRDCSLFPGNALSCKETFSLLYYEFDAATKEPPPWEPDSYKLIGRIAAGEGRFNTNTEVVINTEIKSVPVTKKGVYFAFRDQGACISLLAIKVYYISCPEISVNFAHFPATPTGREVALVEQTIGTCVANAVKIETPTFLCKGDGKWYLPSGGCHCKPGYQADIEKQQCIECPIGRFKHEAGPHNCELCPTHSKSTDQAVTECRCDADYYRATDDPKKMPCTQPPSAPQNLTVNFVDQSTVILSWNAPHKLGGRTDTTYRVVCDACSMGVKYIPNTEIFNDTKITITGLNAVTTYRFQVFAENGVSAQAGKSEYVDITVTTEASVPSLVSNVRITSVKSSELSISWDAPVTEVGGDSDHVERYEVRCYPRFDDAINATVIQTSDLSATFKGLKPATDYAIQVRAKTTRGWGEYTPVIYKKTPHAMGLDYVGEDDNMQVRIIAGAVVAVVVLLVIIIVMTVLFLRRNPLHLNPYASLDSTHIMQFRCSRASDECNKKQPSDCDTLEYRNGEGLVVTYMTTPLFTPAVGVTGAGAGGTGGTGARSYVDPHTYEDPNQAVREFAREIDAGYITIEAIIGGGEFGDVCRGKLKLPPDGRTEIDVAIKTLKPGSADKARNDFLTEASIMGQFEHPNVIFLQGVVTKSNPVMIITEFMENGSLDTFLRANDGKFQVLQLVGMLRGIASGMQYLAEMNYVHRDLAARNVLVNAALVCKIADFGLSREIESATEGAYTTRGGKIPVRWTAPEAIAFRKFTSASDVWSMGIVCWEVMSYGERPYWNWSNQDVIKSIEKGYRLPAPMDCPEAIYQLMLDCWQKERTHRPTFANLTQTLDKLIRSPDTLRKIAQNRIRERGAPPPPPPATSASSNVHLRKRGTNPLAPDAVDLTQLTSVSEWLASIKMSRYAESFERAGVTTLEAAARVTVQELTALGITLVGHQKKIMNSVTALRAQMSATSQSFLV, from the exons TGGGTGGAAGAGTCATTCACAAACTTCGACAAGGGCATCAATTGGCGGAGTTACGTCGTCTGCGACGTTGCTTACAACAACGTGAACAATTGGCTCTGGACGCCGTTCATCGAGAGGGGTCCGGCGAATCGCATGTACATAGAAATCAAATTCACGACACGAGACTGCTCGTTGTTCCCTGGAAATGCTCTTAGCTGCAAGGAGACATTCAGTCTTCTCTACTACGAGTTTGACGCTGCTACGAAAGAGCCACCACCATGGGAGCCGGACAGTTATAAACTCATCG GACGAATAGCCGCTGGCGAGGGTAGATTCAACACGAATACGGAAGTGGTGATAAACACCGAAATAAAGTCCGTACCAGTTACGAAGAAGGGCGTGTACTTTGCCTTCCGTGATCAAGGTGCCTGCATCTCGCTTCTCGCTATAAAGGTTTATTACATTAGCTGTCCGGAAATCTCGGTGAACTTCGCTCATTTTCCGGCGACACCAACCGGCCGCGAAGTTGCCTTGGTCGAACAAACGATCGGCACCTGCGTCGCGAATGCTGTTAAGATCGAGACACCGACGTTCCTTTGCAAGGGTGATGGTAAATGGTATCTACCAAGTGGTGGATGTCATTGCAAACCTGGTTACCAAGCGGACATTGAAAAGCAGCAGTGCATTGAGTGTCCAATCGGTAGATTCAAGCATGAGGCTGGACCCCACAACTGCGAGCTGTGTCCTACTCATAGCAAATCGACCGATCAGGCTGTCACCGAGTGCCGGTGCGATGCCGATTATTACAGAGCTACTGATGATCCCAAGAAAATGCCTTGCACGC AACCACCGTCGGCGCCTCAGAACTTAACCGTCAATTTTGTGGACCAATCGACGGTGATCCTTTCATGGAACGCACCGCACAAACTCGGTGGTAGGACCGACACAACGTATAGGGTCGTTTGCGATGCTTGCAGTATGGGtgttaaatatatacctaACACG GAGATCTTCAACGATACGAAGATTACGATCACTGGCTTAAATGCTGTCACTACTTATCGTTTCCAAGTGTTCGCCGAAAATGGTGTGTCCGCACAGGCTGGTAAGTCGGAATACGTGGACATCACGGTCACTACCGAAGCGAGTGTACCAAGTTTGGTGAGCAATGTTAGAATCACGAGCGTCAAAAGTTCCGAGCTGAGCATTAGTTGGGATGCACCGGTCACGGAAGTAGGTGGAGATAGCGATCACGTCGAAAGATACGAAG TGAGGTGTTATCCGCGCTTCGACGATGCCATTAACGCCACTGTGATCCAAACTTCAGATCTCTCTGCCACTTTTAAAGGCCTAAAACCAGCAACGGATTACGCGATTCAGGTTCGAGCTAAAACCACACGTGGCTGGGGCGAATATACTCCTGTTATCTACAAAAAGACACCGCACGCGATGGGACTCG attatGTCGGTGAAGATGACAATATGCAAGTCAGAATAATTGCCGGTGCAGTAGTTGCAGTTGTCGTCCTTCttgttatcatcatcgtcatgaCCGTTCTCTTCCTGAGAAG AAACCCTTTACATTTAAACCCATACGCTTCACTCGACTCGACTCATATAATGCAATTTCGATGCAGCAGGGCCTCAGACGAGTGTAACAAGAAACAGCCGAGCGATTGCGACACCTTGGAATACAGAAACGGCGAAG GACTAGTTGTGACCTACA TGACGACGCCGCTGTTCACGCCTGCAGTGGGAGTAACTGGAGCGGGTGCTGGAGGTACAGGTGGAACCGGTGCTAGAAGCTACGTTGATCCTCACACCTACGAAGATCCAAATCAGGCTGTTCGAGAATTTGCTAGAGAGATCGACGCTGGATATATCACGATAGAGGCCATAATCG GTGGTGGTGAATTCGGAGACGTTTGTCGTGGTAAATTGAAACTACCACCAGATGGTCGAACTGAAATCGACGTGGCCATAAAGACATTGAAACCTGGCTCTGCTGACAAAGCACGGAACGACTTTCTAACGGAAGCTTCGATAATGGGTCAGTTTGAGCATCCCAATGTGATATTCCTTCAGGGTGTCGTGACAAAGAGCAATCCAGTGATGATCATCACCGAATTCATGGAGAACGGAAGTTTGGACACTTTTCTTCGAGCGAACGATGGTAAATTCCAAGTGCTTCAGCTGGTCGGTATGTTACGTGGTATAGCCAGTGGTATGCAGTATCTCGCTGAAATGAATTACGTTCATCGTGATCTCGCGGCAAGAAATGTCCTAGTGAATGCTGCTCTGGTTTGTAAGATAGCTGATTTTGGACTGAGCCGAGAGATTGAAAGCGCGACAGAGGGCGCATATACGACCAGG GGCGGTAAGATTCCGGTACGATGGACAGCACCAGAGGCAATAGCATTCCGTAAATTCACTAGCGCCTCCGACGTCTGGAGTATGGGCATCGTTTGTTGGGAAGTCATGTCCTACGGCGAGAGACCATATTGGAATTGGTCCAACCAAGATGTGATAAAGTCGATCGAAAAAGGATACAGACTTCCAGCACCGATGGACTGTCCCGAAGCAATCTATCAGTTAATGCTCGACTGTTGGCAGAAAGAACGAACTCATCGGCCTACCTTCGCCAATCTCACTCAGACATTGGATAAACTCATACGGAGTCCGGACACTTTGAGGAAAATCGCTCAAAACAG AATCAGGGAACGGGGTGCTCCGCCCCCACCCCCACCCGCCACATCGGCATCTTCCAACGTGCATTtgagaaaaag GGGCACCAATCCACTGGCGCCGGACGCGGTGGACTTGACGCAGTTGACCTCGGTCAGCGAGTGGTTGGCCTCGATCAAAATGTCTCGATATGCTGAAAGTTTCGAGAGGGCAGGAGTGACCACGTTGGAGGCAGCAGCTCGCGTTACCGTTCAAGAACTCACCGCACTTGGTATAACCCTGGTCGGTCATCAAAAGAAGATCATGAACAGTGTGACGGCGTTAAGAGCGCAAATGTCCGCCACGTCGCAGAGCTTTCTCGtttag